A region from the Benincasa hispida cultivar B227 chromosome 8, ASM972705v1, whole genome shotgun sequence genome encodes:
- the LOC120083178 gene encoding dystrophia myotonica WD repeat-containing protein-like gives MKMMNNGYNSSFNSNSVGLMSNAGATTASSSSSTSTTNANSQSQGLKTYFKTPEGRYKLHYEKTHPPGFLPFSHGKSVSQVTLAQLKDKPAQAGPTPSSSSSTSASSGVRFAAAKFLGVGGGNGVRAIGFAGGNGTGKAVNGTSRSGSLAGSNGSHSILNPNYDGKGTYLIFNVGDTIFIGDLNSPDKDPIKSLHFSNSNPICHAFDPEAKDGHDLLIGLNSGDVYSVSLRQQLQDVGKKLVGAQHYNKEGSVNNSRCTSIAWIPKSDGAFVVAHADGNLYVYEKSKDASVDTSFPVIKDQTQFSVAHARSSKSNPIARWHICQGSINNVSFSTDGVYLATVGRDGYLRVFDYLKEQLICGGKSYYGALLCCTWSGDGKYILTGGEDDLVTVWSMEDRKVVAWGEGHNSWVSGVAFDSYWSSPTSDDTEENVVYRFGSVGQDTQLLLWDLSMDEIVVPLRRCPPGGSPTFSTGSQSAHWDSITPLGTLQPAPCMRDVPKLSPVVAHRVHTEPLSGLLFTQESILTACREGHVKIWMRPSSETQSSNSEALVGSSTLAGTRVGSSTLK, from the exons atgaagatgatgaacaaCGGCTATAACAGTAGCTTCAACAGCAATAGTGTTGGATTGATGTCGAACGCGGGGGCGACGACAGCGTCTTCGTCGTCGTCTACTTCTACAACGAATGCGAATTCACAATCGCAAGGTCTCAAGACCTATTTTAAAACCCCTGAAGGACGGTACAAGCTTCATTATGAGAAAACTCATCCTCCTGGCTTTCTCCCTTTTTCTCATGGCAAATCAGTCTCTCAG GTGACTCTGGCGCAGCTCAAGGACAAGCCAGCACAGGCTGGTCCAACTCCAAGCTCGAGTTCTAGTACGAGTGCGAGTAGTGGAGTGAGATTTGCGGCTGCGAAGTTCCTTGGGGTTGGAGGTGGAAATGGGGTTCGAGCGATTGGCTTTGCAGGTGGTAACGGTACTGGTAAAGCTGTTAATGGAACTAGTAGAAGTGGCTCACTTGCAGGCTCAAATGGCAGCCATTCTATTCTTAACCCCAACTACGATGGTAAAGGAacctatttgatttttaatgtCGGAGATACCATCTTCATTGGCGACCTTAATTCACCGGATAAG GATCCTATAAAGTCCTTGCACTTTAGcaattcaaatcctatatgccatGCCTTTGATCCTGAAGCTAAGGATGGTCATGACCTACTTATTGGATTGAATTCTGGAGATG TCTACTCGGTATCTTTAAGACAGCAATTACAAGATGTTGGAAAGAAGCTTGTTGGAGCCCAACATTATAACAAAGAGGGCAGTGTCAATAACAG TCGATGTACTAGCATTGCTTGGATTCCAAAAAGTGATGGTGCTTTTGTTGTTGCTCATGCTGATGGAAATTTGTATGTCTATGAAAAG AGTAAGGATGCTAGTGTTGACACTTCTTTCCCTGTCATAAAGGATCAAACTCAATTTTCAGTGGCACATGCACGGTCCAGTAAG AGCAATCCAATTGCTAGGTGGCATATTTGCCAAGGATCAATCAACAATGTTTCTTTCTCGACTGATGGAGTATATTTAGCAACCGTTGGTAGAGATG GATATTTACGGGTATTTGACTATTTGAAAGAGCAGTTGATATGTGGTGGCAAAAGTTATTATGGTGCTCTTCTTTGTTGTACATGGAG CGGGGATGGAAAATATATCTTAACTGGTGGTGAAGACGATCTCGTCACAGTATGGAGCATGGAAGATAGGAAGGTGGTGGCATGGGGCGAGGGACATAATTCATGG GTCAGTGGTGTGGCTTTTGATTCATATTGGTCATCACCTACTTCAGATGACACAGAGGAAAATGTTGTTTACCGGTTTGGTTCAGTTGGTCAG GACACACAATTGCTCTTATGGGACTTGTCAATGGATGAAATTGTGGTTCCCCTTCGGCGTTGCCCTCCCGGTGGATCCCCCACATTTAGCACCGGAAGCCAGTCTGCTCATTGGGATAGCATTACCCCATTAGGCACTCTTCAACCTGCTCCATGCATGAGGGACGTTCCTAAACTTTCTCCAGTAGTAGCTCACCGTGTCCATACTGAACCCTTGTCTGGCTTACTATTCACCCAAGAGTCTATTCTTACAGCATGCCGAGAAGGACATGTGAAGATTTGGATGAGACCATCCTCTGAAACGCAGTCAAGCAACTCAGAAGCCCTCGTTGGTTCTAGCACGTTGGCAGGTACCAGAGTTGGCTCCTCTACTTTGAAATAG